The genomic interval TTGCTGTCCCTAATGTAATAGCGAACAGACTCAGAGAGGCCACGCCTGATGTCCATTTGAGAGCCTAGATGTCCATCAGGTATGAGATATTCGTACAAATCCTGCAATAACGACCATCGCGGTGTTTCAGGATTTGAAGCGGATTGAATTGCCGCCCTCCATGCCTGTATATCTTTCCGGCTCAGATCAGCAAATTCAGCGGCAAGCTGTTGGATCACTCCAATGTCTGAGGTTTTAGATGTTGTTTTTGCCGCTGCATTTGGATTCGGATATCCACGGCCTATTCTTGAATTAAACATGGTTTAAGCGTTGTTTAAATGATTATTAATTACCAGTTGTGGTTTTCAGGTTTACTGTCAGACCAAAGCCTGATTTCACCTTGATAAGTATCTGTTAAGGCACTTGGTAGATTTGCAAATGAATTTCCATTGCCAACATCTTTTAGCCAGTCTATAGCGTCCTGATACCTGCTTGATCTGTGTTCGGGTACGTCCTTGCTTCCTGTTTGGCTATAGAGGTGATAAAGGGTGATATCGATACCAATCATAATGATATAGCTCTCCCTGGTATCGGGTTCAATAAGGCTGTCAGAAAATATGAGGTCAGTATTAAATCTTCCTGCTAACCTATTTTTCATCTGGGATATTGCTGCCTGCTCTGCTCTTAATAATTTGATAGAACTTGCCAGCTCTGGAGTTGATCCATCCAATAAGCGTAATATTTCTGACTTTACCTGAAAGGCATAGTCAGTATCTTTAAAAAATCTTCCCATGTTAATATGATTGGTCTTGGTACGTTTCTCGTTCTGTGATTCTCGGATCAAATTTTTCAATGAAGGTCATCAGGTCAAGTTCCTTGAATCCTACAGCTACAGCATCGGGGCCATCATCATGCGCACCGCTTCCTTTTTCAAATTTGTCGAACTGATCAAGTGTTTCTATCTGGTCTAA from Pedobacter sp. WC2423 carries:
- a CDS encoding phage protein Gp36 family protein, which translates into the protein MGRFFKDTDYAFQVKSEILRLLDGSTPELASSIKLLRAEQAAISQMKNRLAGRFNTDLIFSDSLIEPDTRESYIIMIGIDITLYHLYSQTGSKDVPEHRSSRYQDAIDWLKDVGNGNSFANLPSALTDTYQGEIRLWSDSKPENHNW